The following is a genomic window from Malus sylvestris chromosome 7, drMalSylv7.2, whole genome shotgun sequence.
AGTGCGAAGGCCAGGATGAAGAGCTTGGTAGGCATCTTGGTTCTAATTATCTATTGGTTTCCTTTTCTCCGTCTTTTTGCTAGTTAAAAGGTTGCTATCTTTTTATCGTCAGATGATTTTGTCGTGGGTAAAGAAGACTTGGCTGTAGGACTTCCCAGAACTTCAGTTTTGCAGCTTGatgaaccaaaagaaaaagggtTAACCAACACGGCCAGCGCtaataaaaacaaactttcAGAAACTGACTCAATGATCGGAGGTgaacaaatagagaaaggaCAACCAGAGCTCAACAATGAAAAACCAAATCGGGAATTGAGAAACCAGGCTGCTGATCTAATGGGTTGCATCGGCAACGGTACCACCGATCCTCAGATGCAATGTGTTATGTTTGACAGCCCAAATGGTGTATCCAAGGTTCCAGAGATAAAAGCTAAGACCATCCATGACAGTAAAGAAACTCCTTCTCTTGAGCTCACTTTAATGACGCAGAGAGATGTTCGAAATACTGGGTTCAGTGGTCATGATCGAAATGTTCTGAGACATTCAGACAATTCAGCCTTTTTAAGGTATGCAGATACTCAGAAATTGAATCACACTCATCTCTGACGACGTTTAAGTCAACTTTTTCTActctgaaaatatttttttgtactGCGCAGGTACAACTTTCCTACAAATTCTAAGCAGGCCCCATCTGGGAATGTTGGTAGCTATTCTTCTCTCGATAATAGCTTAGGGGCAGCGAAAgcaaaatcatttcaaaattttcaatataaTTCGTATGGCACTCCTCTCTACCAGCGTTCCAATGGCTCTAGCAATAACAATGACACTGACTCAGCCACAAATAAGTTCTTTATCAATGAAGAGGCATCCGAAGACAAGGCAGAGCCGGGATCAACAATGAAATGTCTCCACGAATCCTCTGTCTTCCAACCAGACCATAACAGGTCTATGGCGTATAACCAGCCAATAGAACATGGTCATGCCGATGCTGCAGTCCATAACACAACTTTGTCACAAGGATGGAACATGAATCAGCATGTGCAAGTGCAGCAGCAGCACCATATGTATAACGTGCGTCAGCACCAGCAGATACTAAATAATGATGATTTGTCACTGAAAAATCTGGCAGCAGCAGCTCCACTGTGCGGGTCATCCGATGTGCAGTGTGTACCAATGGAAGGGAATGTTGGCAGTAACAGTTTGCACGGGTGTGCCTTAGAAAGAAACAACAGTAGCAACGGGCAGAGTGGGGGTAGCTTTGCCATAAATTCTAGGGGAACTTACACGGAATCTGGTAAGGACATAGCTGGAGAAGAAGGAACCATCAGTGCAACTGAAAATGGGAGCAAAAGTGGAGTTGAACAAAACCGTCGTGCACAAAGAGAGGCTGCTTTGCATAAATTCCGCCAGAAGAGGAAAGATAGATGTTTCGAGAAGAAGGTAACTCTAGTTGTgttttgagttttgagttttgtCATATGTAATTCTTACCTGTATGGTTAATTCAGTTGAGTATTTAGCAGAAAATCTTCACCCTTTTCAGGTGAGATACCAGAGCAGGAAAAAACTGGCGGAACAAAGGCCGCGTGTTCGTGGACAGTTTGTTCGACAGGTGGTAAATGAAAACAAAGGCAACGACACAGATAGCTAAGCTGACTAGTGGTTTTGTACATGAGAACAGCACTATAGCTATGCATACCGGATGGAGCATCTGTTTCTTTGATGCAGGATATGGGCATACAACATTCGGTATTCAAAAGTATATAGAACTGATATATTTAAAGACTAGATTTACTGCGCGGGGACAACAAAACACGCATGGATTTATGTTTATTGATTTTGACTCGAACAATTTCTTTTGCGATTATTACTGAATGGGTTTTATGCTAATGGATTTATATATGGTCATCGAATCAAACGATGAAAACCTCATACATTCAAACAGAACAGAGATTGCACTTTGCACTCGTAATTCATATGGTCCAGCGGCAAGCCTAGAGAGCCGCTCTACAATATGAATTATGAAAAAGCAAATTGGGTGCCCTAACATCATCAGGTCAGCCTCACCCAACAGGATCTTctccggatccttttggtgaggataTTGAAGATCTGTAAATCGTGACTGTCAatcgtatatcatgcggtcagtttttgtcaagtacggTTTGtgattaattataaataaaaatatttaaaataattttttactacaCAATATACAATAAATGGACAAGATTGACGGATCCTCGAATCCTCACAAAAGGATCCGGATTCCAGCCTCACTATTTTTTAGAGAAAGACGATATTCGATATTCATTTCAAACAACACAGAACAAATACAATTTGAGAACAAACTGAGGATGGTGTGCACAGTGGGCCTCAATAAAACCTTGTTGGAGCTTTCAACTCggtcgaaggaaaaagagtgtcCCGCAAGACGAAATGACCTATTCTCAAATGTCAATACATAAGCAAATTACAAAATATCCCTAAGCAAATCAGGGGATCTTCCGCCCACAAACTTGTTAGCATTCAACCATTGTTGTGCAGTGAGCGTCAACCGTGTGGCAAAGCATGCGACCATGACTTCCACACGCTGCGAAACCAGCCTGAACCATCAGCTGAAAATGTCTCCAACAAAGTGGATTAGTTGGACCAAACAGCCACTTACCTATGCCCGTAGAACTATGAACACAAGATCAAGGTAACTCAACGCAAATCGCCGTATATATACGAACATTGTGCAGACTCTCTCCTAGTGAAACCTAAGAAGACCTAGGAACCCTAGAGAGCAATTTTCCTGAAAGACCAGGACTaaattaagggctggtttggtattgctgtgctttgaaaaaaaaaactgctgtgagaataagcaactgtgctgtgagaataagcagctgtgaaataaatcagtagagtgtttggtaaacttttttgtaaaagtgcttttgggaaaaaaagCAATCTGATAGTAGGTCtgttcattaaaggagcattgtagctccgtatgctttgaaaaaaaaccagttttccaaagctacaaatagctgcttcagctttttccttttatttcagcttattctcacagcagcttccaaaataagccttttttttttagtttactaaacacctaaaaccctcacagctttttttcatgggtgctttttttttttaagcacctcactcccaaaccacccctaagaaaactaaaataaactaaattaaataaaactcgCCCGAAGCGAACAAAAGGAAAGAACCAAGAAGGGAACCACAATCCGGCACCTCCTGCCAGTGGGAATGCCGGCTTCCACACACCGAAGACCACAAGAGCAGCTGCCAGGAGCACAGTTAGTGCATCCACCGAAGCCATCGGGGAAGGTGACACCACCATGGAACCGAGTTGACGAACGGGATCCAACCCACCTGCAGCACAGAGCTAAAA
Proteins encoded in this region:
- the LOC126629296 gene encoding two-component response regulator-like PRR37 — protein: MGEVGMSSNGPVTKERAEVNCHIQDENKETKDGVVGEGRGLPKKDDFWVNEDLQGVHDGRAEQQLQGWEEFLSVRSLKVLLVENDDGTRNILRALLQNCGYKVIEADNGIRAWEILEDLTTHVDLILSEVVMPSLSGMDLLTKIMDHKTRKNIPVIMMSSQDSMSTVIRCLSMGAVDFLLKPIRKNELKNLWRHIWRKCHRQSSGSGSASDIRTQKSTESSSFEESDKNTGSNCDDNIGLGNIGLTDRDEGDNGSGTEITQANPSRADTFGNDGEPAFKTSECEGQDEELDDFVVGKEDLAVGLPRTSVLQLDEPKEKGLTNTASANKNKLSETDSMIGGEQIEKGQPELNNEKPNRELRNQAADLMGCIGNGTTDPQMQCVMFDSPNGVSKVPEIKAKTIHDSKETPSLELTLMTQRDVRNTGFSGHDRNVLRHSDNSAFLRYNFPTNSKQAPSGNVGSYSSLDNSLGAAKAKSFQNFQYNSYGTPLYQRSNGSSNNNDTDSATNKFFINEEASEDKAEPGSTMKCLHESSVFQPDHNRSMAYNQPIEHGHADAAVHNTTLSQGWNMNQHVQVQQQHHMYNVRQHQQILNNDDLSLKNLAAAAPLCGSSDVQCVPMEGNVGSNSLHGCALERNNSSNGQSGGSFAINSRGTYTESGKDIAGEEGTISATENGSKSGVEQNRRAQREAALHKFRQKRKDRCFEKKVRYQSRKKLAEQRPRVRGQFVRQVVNENKGNDTDS